The Candidatus Omnitrophota bacterium genome includes a window with the following:
- a CDS encoding FmdB family zinc ribbon protein, translating into MPLFEYQCKECERVFEELVYSGSEKIHCPSCASSKVEKILSTFGVRMAQNNPCSSGVCGMPGPSPACGQGCCPSCMD; encoded by the coding sequence ATGCCTCTTTTCGAATACCAATGCAAGGAATGCGAGCGCGTGTTCGAGGAATTGGTCTATTCCGGTTCAGAAAAAATTCATTGTCCTTCATGCGCAAGTTCTAAAGTCGAGAAGATCCTCTCAACATTCGGCGTGAGGATGGCGCAAAACAATCCCTGCTCGAGCGGCGTTTGCGGTATGCCGGGCCCCTCTCCCGCATGCGGTCAAGGATGCTGTCCTTCTTGCATGGATTGA
- a CDS encoding tetratricopeptide repeat protein, producing MTPSKIDRKELQRRLKEDELTVFLQEFYENARVFFSQYGKMLGLTLLLIIVVGLAGYFWRTKSTSDFNEAQILFGNGAAFITQGQYEEALGEYNKLLESYPNQKIAKLTLVQRGNCYFKINKYAEALNDYKAALPGLELSEAISVRIAMVQTFRSLGQFNEAITELDGIEKEAQSNSLKQYLLFLKGGCYEDMDQPEKALDSYRAIPADSAYYMQALERIEWLETKPVGAIN from the coding sequence ATGACCCCTTCCAAAATCGACCGCAAGGAACTTCAACGCCGTTTGAAAGAAGATGAATTAACCGTTTTTTTACAGGAATTTTATGAAAACGCGCGGGTTTTCTTTTCCCAATACGGAAAAATGTTAGGCTTGACGTTGCTGCTAATTATAGTTGTCGGCCTGGCCGGTTATTTCTGGCGCACGAAGTCGACGTCGGACTTCAACGAAGCGCAAATCCTGTTCGGCAACGGCGCCGCCTTTATTACGCAAGGACAATATGAAGAAGCATTAGGCGAGTACAATAAATTGCTCGAAAGCTATCCTAACCAGAAAATCGCCAAACTGACCCTTGTGCAACGCGGCAACTGCTATTTCAAAATCAATAAGTACGCCGAGGCGTTGAACGATTATAAAGCCGCCCTCCCCGGTTTGGAGTTGTCCGAGGCGATTTCCGTTCGCATCGCCATGGTTCAAACCTTCCGCAGCCTGGGACAATTCAATGAAGCCATAACCGAATTGGACGGCATAGAAAAAGAAGCCCAATCCAATTCCCTGAAACAATATCTTCTCTTTTTAAAAGGCGGCTGTTACGAGGATATGGACCAACCGGAAAAAGCCTTGGATAGTTACCGCGCCATTCCCGCCGATTCCGCTTATTACATGCAAGCGTTGGAAAGAATCGAATGGCTCGAAACGAAACCGGTCGGGGCCATCAATTAG
- a CDS encoding prepilin-type N-terminal cleavage/methylation domain-containing protein, with protein MRKSASPDRAGFTLLELIMVVTIMAVLAGAIVPNLNSYFSGNTIKNATSTLGYIIRFARSAAVERSVRTKISFNPENGDVIFSVEEDPSLQPGVYVPEPVPVAYPKEYKKEVKVAGIVKNSLFGSQAENELTFNPDGSTSDAFIYLADRDGRKNTIAIVGLTGQVMTWNYEATSFTD; from the coding sequence GTGAGAAAAAGCGCCTCCCCCGATAGAGCGGGCTTCACCCTGCTGGAGTTAATCATGGTCGTTACGATCATGGCGGTCCTGGCGGGCGCCATCGTCCCCAATCTCAATTCCTATTTTTCTGGCAATACCATCAAAAATGCCACTAGCACGTTGGGTTATATCATCCGTTTCGCTCGCAGCGCCGCCGTGGAACGCAGCGTACGTACGAAAATCAGCTTCAATCCCGAAAACGGCGACGTTATTTTTTCCGTGGAAGAAGACCCTTCGTTGCAGCCGGGCGTTTATGTTCCGGAACCGGTTCCCGTCGCTTATCCCAAGGAATACAAGAAAGAAGTAAAAGTAGCGGGCATCGTTAAAAATTCGCTTTTTGGATCGCAGGCGGAGAACGAATTGACGTTCAATCCCGATGGCTCGACCTCGGACGCTTTTATTTATCTGGCGGATCGGGACGGCAGGAAGAATACGATCGCGATCGTGGGATTAACCGGTCAGGTGATGACGTGGAATTATGAAGCGACCTCTTTTACCGATTAA
- a CDS encoding helix-hairpin-helix domain-containing protein: MRRKRAFALIVVLWIVAIMGTITMMFSRQARLSLKINRNSTEATQAELLAEAGIHHMMGALVQDALETLSDNEKESWCDNQASFFNAALGKGVYTLIHPNLEEKNAYRYGAEDECGKININVATKEMLMQLPNAVEPVVEAVLDWRDNDDNPQTYGAEIDYYQSLAEPYSPKNDNFDSIDELLLVKDMTVDILYGEDTNGNGILDANENDGAKNYPLDNNDGILDYGWRPFITYYSYEKNVDKNGSTRININSADKDSLTQNFQNELSEEEINSIVTTRDQNQFQSIGDLLGNDGGGGGRGGGGGVNLSKEKFKAIADRITISDEDQLIGRVNINTAPPQVLRCLLPNNEDIVENILEYRQSDQGPFEDIGQLVDVAGISNNQIKQLINLVCTKSSVFSMRSIGSMPATKAYKEIFALFDRGSDPVQIRYWKVLR, encoded by the coding sequence GTGAGACGGAAGCGGGCATTCGCTTTGATTGTGGTGTTATGGATCGTAGCCATTATGGGAACGATCACGATGATGTTTTCCCGCCAGGCGCGTCTATCCCTCAAGATCAACCGCAATTCCACGGAGGCGACGCAGGCGGAACTGTTAGCGGAGGCGGGCATCCATCATATGATGGGAGCGTTGGTTCAAGACGCCCTCGAAACGTTATCGGACAACGAAAAAGAGAGCTGGTGCGACAACCAGGCCTCTTTTTTCAACGCCGCCCTGGGGAAAGGAGTCTATACGCTCATCCATCCCAACCTGGAAGAGAAAAACGCCTATCGGTACGGGGCGGAAGACGAATGCGGCAAAATCAACATCAACGTGGCGACCAAGGAAATGCTTATGCAGTTGCCTAACGCGGTAGAACCTGTCGTCGAAGCCGTGCTGGATTGGCGAGACAATGACGACAATCCTCAAACGTATGGGGCGGAGATCGATTATTATCAATCCCTGGCGGAGCCGTATTCCCCTAAGAACGACAATTTCGATTCCATTGACGAGTTGCTGCTGGTCAAGGATATGACCGTCGATATTCTGTATGGCGAAGATACGAACGGCAACGGCATTCTGGACGCCAATGAAAACGACGGCGCCAAGAATTATCCTCTCGACAACAACGATGGGATTTTGGATTACGGATGGCGTCCCTTTATTACTTACTATTCCTACGAGAAAAACGTAGACAAAAATGGAAGTACGCGCATCAATATTAATTCGGCGGACAAAGATTCCTTAACGCAGAATTTTCAAAACGAACTATCGGAAGAGGAAATCAACTCCATCGTCACCACGCGGGATCAAAACCAATTTCAATCCATTGGCGATCTACTGGGAAACGATGGAGGAGGGGGAGGAAGAGGCGGCGGAGGCGGCGTCAATTTGAGCAAGGAAAAATTCAAAGCCATCGCCGACCGGATCACGATTTCCGACGAAGATCAACTCATCGGACGCGTGAATATCAACACGGCCCCTCCTCAAGTATTGCGCTGCCTGCTCCCCAACAACGAGGATATCGTGGAGAACATCCTCGAATACCGCCAATCGGATCAAGGACCGTTCGAAGATATAGGACAATTGGTGGACGTGGCGGGCATTTCGAACAACCAGATCAAGCAACTGATCAATCTGGTCTGTACTAAATCCTCCGTCTTCTCCATGCGATCCATCGGCTCGATGCCGGCAACGAAAGCTTATAAGGAAATTTTCGCCCTCTTCGACCGAGGGTCGGACCCTGTGCAAATCCGCTATTGGAAAGTGCTGCGATGA
- a CDS encoding type II secretion system F family protein: protein MPLYHYRALTNEGQLVSGAIAAVTRVEAVSQIKERGMRPVNVDEESAKVQTAPTVASIEKRSRITSRDIQVFTSQLAALLHAGIVMSNALSILEEQTESGSLSQIIHDVREDIHGGASLSESLSRYPKQFNKLYCSMVRVGESGGVLDVVLKQLSGFMEAENVLRSNILTALAYPMLVVLVGIGSITVLVTFVIPRLSGVFADFGDNLPWLTRTLIRFSDGVLKYWWVFFLALAGVVYMIRRMLQSEAGREKLDRFKDRIPALGTVFIKAQIARFSRTMGTLVKSGIPVLNALNLVVDTTTSAILSHSLRNVCEKVKKGEGLAKPLRETGFFPPMVTNLIAVGEESGSLDEMLFQVADAYDVEVQHSIKRFITLFEPMVIILMAIGVGGILFAFLLPIMKIGNMMG from the coding sequence ATGCCTTTGTATCATTATCGAGCCTTAACCAATGAAGGACAACTCGTCTCCGGCGCCATCGCCGCCGTGACGCGCGTCGAAGCCGTCTCCCAGATCAAGGAACGGGGGATGCGGCCGGTCAATGTGGACGAAGAAAGCGCCAAGGTCCAGACGGCTCCCACCGTTGCGTCCATCGAAAAACGATCTCGCATCACCAGCCGCGACATCCAGGTCTTCACCAGCCAGCTGGCGGCGCTTTTACACGCGGGAATCGTGATGTCCAACGCGCTCTCCATCCTGGAAGAGCAGACGGAAAGCGGTTCTCTCTCCCAAATCATTCACGACGTGCGCGAGGATATTCACGGCGGCGCCAGTCTGTCGGAATCCCTAAGCCGATATCCAAAGCAATTCAATAAGTTGTATTGCAGCATGGTGCGCGTCGGCGAATCCGGCGGCGTGCTGGATGTGGTTCTTAAGCAATTGTCGGGATTCATGGAAGCGGAGAACGTCTTGCGTTCCAACATCCTGACGGCTTTGGCTTATCCCATGTTAGTGGTATTGGTGGGCATCGGCTCCATTACCGTTCTGGTTACCTTCGTCATCCCCCGTTTGAGCGGCGTTTTCGCCGATTTTGGAGACAATCTTCCTTGGTTGACGCGGACGCTCATCCGTTTCAGCGACGGCGTATTGAAATATTGGTGGGTGTTTTTTCTGGCGCTAGCGGGCGTTGTATACATGATACGCCGGATGCTTCAAAGCGAGGCGGGGAGAGAAAAACTCGATCGTTTCAAGGATCGCATTCCCGCCTTGGGAACGGTTTTCATTAAAGCGCAGATCGCACGCTTTTCCCGGACGATGGGCACGCTGGTGAAAAGCGGCATACCCGTGCTCAACGCGTTGAATCTAGTCGTGGATACGACAACGAGCGCCATTTTGTCGCATTCGCTTCGCAATGTGTGCGAAAAGGTCAAAAAAGGCGAAGGATTGGCTAAGCCATTGCGCGAAACGGGCTTCTTTCCGCCGATGGTTACGAACTTGATCGCCGTTGGGGAAGAATCGGGATCGCTGGATGAGATGCTTTTCCAGGTGGCGGACGCTTATGATGTGGAAGTCCAGCATTCCATTAAACGGTTCATCACCCTCTTCGAGCCTATGGTTATTATTCTTATGGCTATCGGCGTGGGAGGCATTCTTTTCGCTTTCTTGCTGCCCATTATGAAAATCGGCAACATGATGGGATGA
- a CDS encoding type II secretion system protein, with amino-acid sequence MKRPLLPINLAKTPSRTILAPEGQASFSLVEALLAMTILGIAVTSILTTFSASLVASRISQDYALAATLMDELRAELRTDMFLPTDVNQGNFTSYPEFAWKVDYYYTEIDKLYQVRLTIAWIRANQEQSLLYYTYHYYASPEEETAGPSSV; translated from the coding sequence ATGAAGCGACCTCTTTTACCGATTAATTTAGCGAAAACGCCCTCTCGGACGATCTTGGCGCCGGAAGGCCAGGCTTCCTTTTCCCTTGTGGAAGCGCTTTTGGCGATGACCATACTCGGCATCGCCGTCACCAGCATATTGACCACGTTCTCCGCCAGCCTCGTGGCGTCGCGAATATCGCAGGATTACGCCTTGGCCGCTACTTTAATGGACGAATTGCGGGCGGAATTGCGGACGGACATGTTTCTTCCTACCGATGTTAACCAAGGCAATTTTACTTCCTATCCGGAATTCGCCTGGAAGGTGGATTACTATTATACGGAGATCGATAAACTCTATCAGGTGCGCTTGACAATCGCTTGGATTCGGGCCAATCAAGAGCAATCGCTTTTATACTATACCTATCATTATTATGCGTCTCCGGAAGAAGAAACGGCCGGACCGTCGTCGGTCTAG
- a CDS encoding prepilin-type N-terminal cleavage/methylation domain-containing protein: MKKAPGFTLVELLMAATLSGLVLTGAFLSLSVVLQAYKSQAGKSSTADSARLILDRMRRDLTATYFSPHKNMTRFVGVDSENTAMQQDKLMFISAVNNPVEMGEGTSDLAEIQYFNNSEETAQTNNPWLMRRYDPTPDMDPFHGGEIALLGPNVVYLDFQYYDGEMWWPEWDSSESIPKAVYISIGLFNPEQLGQEPSEDALVKYTTMVWLANYRYVESQGQPGSTMGTEAESQGSGDRSGGGNSSNNNGGSNRGGNSNRGENSNSGGNSSRGGNSSRGR; this comes from the coding sequence ATGAAAAAAGCGCCTGGATTTACCTTGGTCGAATTATTGATGGCCGCCACCCTGTCGGGATTGGTGCTGACGGGGGCGTTTTTATCGCTTTCGGTGGTGCTGCAAGCCTACAAGAGCCAAGCGGGGAAATCCTCTACCGCCGACAGCGCCCGCCTCATTTTGGACCGGATGCGGCGGGACTTGACCGCAACCTATTTCTCGCCGCACAAAAACATGACGCGCTTTGTCGGCGTCGATTCCGAAAATACCGCCATGCAGCAAGACAAACTCATGTTTATCAGCGCCGTCAACAATCCCGTGGAGATGGGCGAAGGAACCAGCGACCTGGCGGAAATTCAATATTTCAACAATTCCGAAGAGACCGCTCAGACGAATAATCCCTGGTTGATGCGGCGCTACGATCCTACGCCCGATATGGACCCCTTCCACGGCGGCGAAATCGCTTTGTTGGGTCCGAACGTGGTTTATCTCGATTTTCAGTATTACGACGGGGAGATGTGGTGGCCGGAATGGGACTCCAGCGAGTCGATCCCCAAGGCCGTGTATATCTCCATCGGTCTTTTCAATCCCGAACAATTGGGCCAGGAGCCGAGCGAAGACGCCCTCGTCAAATATACCACCATGGTTTGGCTAGCTAATTACCGTTATGTGGAAAGCCAAGGCCAGCCTGGATCGACGATGGGGACGGAGGCGGAATCGCAGGGAAGCGGCGACCGCTCCGGCGGCGGGAATTCATCCAATAACAACGGCGGTTCCAATAGGGGAGGCAATTCCAACCGGGGAGAAAATTCGAACAGCGGGGGCAATTCGAGTCGGGGAGGAAATTCGTCCCGTGGGCGATAG
- the rimI gene encoding ribosomal protein S18-alanine N-acetyltransferase gives MEKALSSWTASAMKFRFRSMRLYDVPQVYAIEVESFSDPWSERIFLEDLQDRGYNRTLVAEEAETCAIAGYCCFWVFPNDEAHINNIAIHPARRRIGLAEALLKQAINVGLKERIHSVTLEVRVSNEAAIAFYKKLGFQEEGRRKDYYVKPKEDALIYRLML, from the coding sequence TTGGAAAAAGCGTTATCCTCATGGACGGCCTCCGCTATGAAATTCCGCTTCCGCTCCATGCGTCTTTACGACGTGCCCCAGGTTTACGCCATCGAGGTGGAATCGTTCAGCGATCCCTGGTCGGAACGCATTTTCCTGGAAGATTTGCAAGATCGGGGATACAACCGTACTCTGGTCGCCGAAGAGGCGGAGACTTGCGCCATTGCGGGCTATTGTTGTTTTTGGGTTTTTCCAAACGACGAGGCGCACATCAACAACATCGCCATCCATCCCGCACGCCGGAGAATCGGCCTGGCGGAAGCGCTCTTGAAGCAGGCGATTAATGTCGGCTTAAAGGAACGAATTCACTCCGTTACGCTTGAAGTCAGAGTCTCCAATGAAGCCGCAATCGCTTTCTATAAAAAATTGGGATTCCAAGAGGAAGGCCGGCGCAAAGATTACTACGTCAAACCGAAAGAGGATGCCTTGATTTATCGATTAATGTTATGA
- a CDS encoding 5-formyltetrahydrofolate cyclo-ligase, which produces MNPLSSAQSSALKRRAFPPSALWEKNVLRPLMRDMRASQDPRAIRYKNQKIASAVLSLPEIQAAQCVAAYASLPTEAGTDEMISSLLDQKKHVVLPRVNGNNLELYRIRDLRDDLAPQGAFSIREPIPNRCERISPSSVDLFLIPGVAFDPFGSRLGFGAGYYDRLLSLRRQDAAAAALAFEFQVVHALETTERDIPADLVVTEESIYELTLSAFTSASEEETRKLAQRLLENGLRNGGLIAIHGGLGTGKTVFVQGLAAALGAKGQAVSPTFVFCREYRAAVPLFHADCYRIEAISPEDEEFWRETINQPGIVAVEWAERLGALIPKNAIHLFGDLRDDGKREWTLATVLRDQKSLHKV; this is translated from the coding sequence ATGAATCCTCTCTCTTCCGCCCAATCTTCCGCTTTGAAGCGGCGAGCTTTCCCTCCTTCCGCCCTTTGGGAAAAAAACGTTTTACGCCCCTTAATGCGGGATATGCGCGCCTCCCAAGACCCCAGGGCCATTCGTTATAAAAACCAGAAAATCGCGTCAGCCGTTCTTTCCCTACCGGAAATCCAAGCGGCGCAATGCGTCGCCGCCTACGCTTCCCTGCCTACGGAAGCGGGAACGGATGAAATGATTTCCTCTCTCTTGGATCAAAAAAAACATGTCGTTTTGCCCCGCGTTAACGGCAATAATCTCGAACTCTACCGCATCCGGGATTTGCGCGACGACCTTGCGCCGCAAGGCGCTTTTTCCATCCGCGAACCGATTCCAAACCGCTGCGAGCGAATTTCTCCCTCCTCAGTCGATCTCTTCCTGATTCCAGGCGTGGCTTTCGATCCCTTCGGTTCCCGCCTTGGATTCGGCGCCGGTTATTACGATCGCCTGCTTTCCCTGCGCCGCCAAGATGCGGCGGCGGCGGCCTTAGCGTTCGAATTCCAGGTGGTTCACGCTCTGGAAACCACAGAGCGCGACATCCCCGCCGATCTCGTCGTTACCGAGGAATCGATTTACGAACTTACGCTTAGCGCATTCACCAGCGCCAGCGAGGAGGAGACGCGAAAACTGGCGCAACGGCTTTTGGAAAACGGTTTGCGCAATGGAGGCCTCATCGCCATTCACGGCGGACTGGGAACCGGCAAAACGGTCTTCGTCCAGGGATTAGCCGCCGCTTTGGGAGCGAAAGGACAAGCCGTCAGCCCCACGTTCGTTTTCTGCCGGGAATATCGCGCCGCCGTTCCCCTTTTTCATGCGGACTGTTACCGTATCGAAGCCATTTCGCCGGAGGATGAGGAGTTCTGGCGCGAGACGATCAACCAACCGGGAATCGTCGCCGTAGAATGGGCGGAAAGGCTGGGCGCCCTCATCCCCAAAAACGCAATCCATCTTTTTGGCGATTTGCGCGATGACGGCAAGCGCGAATGGACGCTGGCAACCGTTTTGCGGGATCAGAAATCGTTGCACAAAGTTTGA
- a CDS encoding Uma2 family endonuclease has protein sequence MPLLKEKTKFTYRDYLTWPDDERWEIIDGTAYAMSPAPNLEHQAIVGNLIAYLKQKLRGQACTPWVAPTDVVLSESDVVQPDVFVVCDKNKMKGGNIQGAPDLIIEVLSPATAKKDRWDKKNLYEHFGVKEYILIDPSALFVERYLLGSDGQFDRGEIFDSQQTMSLKSLGEMEILLWEIFEVKGPEAENAAPDGDASAKTEI, from the coding sequence ATGCCCTTGCTGAAAGAAAAAACGAAATTTACGTATCGGGATTATCTGACCTGGCCGGATGACGAGCGCTGGGAGATTATCGATGGAACGGCTTACGCCATGTCTCCGGCGCCGAATCTTGAGCATCAGGCGATTGTGGGCAATCTTATTGCTTATCTGAAACAGAAATTGCGCGGACAAGCCTGTACGCCTTGGGTGGCTCCCACCGATGTGGTTCTCTCGGAAAGCGATGTCGTCCAGCCTGATGTTTTCGTCGTTTGCGACAAGAACAAAATGAAAGGGGGGAATATTCAGGGCGCTCCCGATTTGATTATCGAAGTTTTGAGTCCCGCTACTGCCAAGAAAGACCGCTGGGATAAGAAAAATTTATACGAACATTTCGGCGTAAAGGAATATATCCTAATCGATCCCTCCGCACTTTTCGTTGAACGTTATTTGTTAGGGAGCGATGGGCAATTCGACCGGGGAGAGATTTTCGATTCTCAACAAACGATGTCTCTAAAATCGCTTGGCGAGATGGAAATTCTTTTATGGGAAATCTTCGAAGTTAAAGGACCAGAGGCGGAGAACGCCGCGCCCGATGGCGACGCGTCCGCGAAGACCGAAATCTAG
- the tsaB gene encoding tRNA (adenosine(37)-N6)-threonylcarbamoyltransferase complex dimerization subunit type 1 TsaB: MLLLAIDASTPTGSAALWRDDGLAALITASVDMTHSEGLMPAVDLLLRHARCGVEDLTAVACISGPGSYTGLRIGIATAQALAFARNLPCAAVSSLETLSWALPYASHPLCPLLPARKGWSYAQFFQWNGTKPEAISEELNIQPDELVSHIHQPAIFYGPGLPACREQLRHMLGEDYLEPPQAFHQPRADLLAEIAVHRLMEGKGVAPQELQPHYLGPSQAEINWKKRYPHGRPPL; the protein is encoded by the coding sequence ATGCTTCTTTTAGCCATTGACGCCTCGACGCCCACCGGTTCGGCCGCCCTCTGGCGGGATGACGGCCTGGCGGCTCTCATTACCGCCAGCGTCGATATGACGCACAGCGAAGGATTGATGCCCGCCGTGGACCTATTGCTTCGTCACGCCCGCTGCGGCGTAGAAGATTTAACGGCGGTCGCCTGCATTTCCGGCCCCGGCTCCTATACGGGTTTGCGCATTGGCATCGCCACGGCCCAGGCGCTGGCTTTTGCGCGCAACCTGCCCTGCGCCGCCGTCTCCTCTCTGGAAACGCTCTCCTGGGCGCTGCCTTATGCGTCCCATCCCCTATGTCCTCTTCTGCCCGCCCGCAAGGGATGGTCCTACGCCCAGTTCTTTCAATGGAATGGAACGAAACCCGAAGCGATTTCCGAAGAACTCAACATTCAGCCGGACGAATTGGTTTCTCATATCCATCAACCGGCGATTTTCTATGGGCCGGGACTACCCGCCTGCCGCGAGCAACTGCGCCATATGCTGGGTGAGGATTATCTGGAACCGCCTCAAGCCTTTCACCAGCCCCGCGCCGATCTGTTGGCGGAAATCGCCGTCCACCGCCTGATGGAAGGAAAAGGAGTCGCGCCCCAGGAGCTGCAACCCCATTACCTCGGCCCCTCGCAGGCGGAAATCAATTGGAAAAAGCGTTATCCTCATGGACGGCCTCCGCTATGA
- a CDS encoding ATPase, T2SS/T4P/T4SS family — protein MNGLNLQEILKSSEWINEEQWQKAKQEQFETGDPLDEVLLRHQIIEEERLLDAVSQAYGVRWMEIPKKLPPSVVNAVPAEFALRHCVLPVVKENGTLTVAAMDPNNLQVFDDLRMLTGCEIEVVLARKKELLESIERYFGASIEKMIANLSSEEDEIRQVGDNISDLQELAREPTVVNLVNLIIFQAVQENASDIHIEPFENELKVRYRIDGMLREMPPPPKHLQSAVISRVKIMSEMDIAERYTPQDGHIRLRIADRELDFRVSTIPTVYGESVVMRILDKTNVLYDISELGFFEDMRKRFVRLLHRSHGIILVTGPTGSGKTTTLYAGLNRIKNPMVKIVTIEDPVEYNIEGINQMQVNPRRGLTFANGLRSIVRQDPDIIMVGEIRDFETAEIAIRSALTGHLVFSTLHTNNASGAVTRLLDMGVDPYLISSSLAAVLAQRLVRLNCPKCREPYEPDPEVLMLAGAQLPKDIRPFRGIGCEFCHNQGYKGRSGIYELIAFNDELRNLILTRPSSNQIQQMANIKSLREYGWQKVLHGETTIEEVIRVTEEEEIAGVNL, from the coding sequence ATGAACGGGCTGAATTTACAGGAAATATTGAAAAGTTCCGAGTGGATTAACGAAGAACAATGGCAAAAAGCCAAACAGGAGCAATTTGAGACGGGTGATCCGCTCGATGAAGTGCTTTTGCGGCATCAAATTATTGAAGAAGAGCGTTTATTAGACGCCGTAAGTCAAGCCTACGGCGTACGTTGGATGGAAATCCCCAAAAAACTTCCGCCGAGCGTCGTTAACGCCGTCCCGGCGGAGTTTGCCTTGCGCCATTGCGTGTTGCCGGTAGTAAAGGAAAACGGAACCCTTACGGTAGCGGCGATGGATCCCAACAATCTGCAAGTATTCGACGATTTACGAATGCTGACGGGTTGCGAAATCGAAGTGGTGCTGGCGCGCAAGAAAGAACTGCTGGAAAGCATCGAACGCTATTTCGGCGCCAGCATCGAAAAAATGATCGCCAACTTGAGCAGCGAGGAAGACGAAATCCGCCAGGTGGGCGACAATATCTCCGATCTTCAGGAATTGGCGCGCGAACCGACCGTCGTCAACCTGGTGAACCTCATTATCTTCCAGGCGGTGCAGGAAAACGCCAGCGATATCCATATCGAACCGTTTGAAAACGAGTTGAAAGTCCGCTATCGCATCGACGGCATGTTGCGGGAAATGCCGCCGCCGCCGAAGCATTTGCAGTCGGCGGTCATCTCCCGCGTGAAGATCATGTCGGAAATGGATATCGCCGAACGCTACACTCCCCAGGATGGCCATATCCGCCTGCGCATCGCCGACCGCGAGTTGGATTTTCGCGTTTCTACCATCCCCACGGTGTATGGGGAGAGCGTGGTTATGCGCATTCTCGATAAGACGAACGTCCTTTACGATATATCCGAGTTGGGATTTTTCGAGGACATGCGCAAACGGTTCGTCCGCCTGTTGCATCGCAGCCACGGCATCATTCTGGTGACGGGACCGACGGGATCGGGGAAAACTACTACGCTCTATGCGGGATTGAACCGCATCAAAAACCCCATGGTAAAAATCGTTACCATCGAAGATCCCGTCGAGTACAACATCGAGGGCATCAATCAGATGCAGGTCAATCCCAGGCGGGGCTTGACCTTCGCCAACGGGCTAAGGTCGATCGTGCGGCAGGACCCGGACATCATCATGGTGGGGGAAATCCGCGATTTCGAAACGGCGGAAATCGCCATCCGCTCGGCGTTGACGGGCCACCTCGTCTTCAGCACGCTGCATACGAACAACGCCTCCGGCGCCGTTACGCGGCTTTTGGATATGGGCGTGGATCCCTATCTCATTTCCTCTTCCTTGGCGGCGGTATTGGCGCAGCGCCTAGTGCGCTTGAATTGCCCGAAATGCCGCGAGCCTTACGAACCCGATCCCGAAGTTTTGATGCTCGCCGGCGCTCAACTGCCGAAAGACATTCGGCCTTTTCGAGGCATCGGTTGCGAATTTTGCCATAACCAGGGTTATAAAGGCCGCTCTGGTATCTATGAATTGATTGCATTTAACGACGAACTGCGGAATTTGATCCTGACTCGCCCCTCTTCCAACCAAATTCAGCAAATGGCGAATATCAAAAGTTTGCGCGAATACGGCTGGCAGAAGGTTCTGCATGGAGAAACGACGATCGAAGAAGTGATCCGAGTTACCGAGGAAGAAGAAATCGCCGGAGTCAATCTATAA